Proteins encoded by one window of Enterobacter pseudoroggenkampii:
- a CDS encoding MFS transporter, with amino-acid sequence MTEHESTTTVLRKNKKVLIASLTGSAIEWFDYFLYGTAAALVFNKIFFPMVDPVIGLILSYLSFSLTFFIRPIGGVLFAHIGDRIGRKKTLVLTLSLMGGATVMIGLLPTYEMIGLWAPALLILMRIIQGMGIGGEWGGALLLAYEYAPEKRKGFFGSIPQAGVTIGMLMATFIVSLMTLFSEADFLSWGWRIPFLLSSVLVLLGLWIRKDIDETPDFKRVKASGQVAKAPLRDTLKHHWREVLIAAGLKVVETAPFYIFSTFVVSYATSTLTYQKSQALEAVTLGALVATIMIPLMGLLSDKVGRQRMYAISVFVLGLFIVPWFMLLNTGTTWGIVLATIIAFGVLWAPVTAVLGTLCSEIFSANVRYTGITLGYQLGAALAGGTAPLIATGLLAKYDGDWVPVAWYLAVTVTISLIAIFCASRVKRATLIQAQPERL; translated from the coding sequence ATGACAGAACATGAAAGTACGACGACGGTATTACGAAAAAATAAAAAGGTGTTAATCGCCAGCCTTACCGGGAGCGCCATTGAATGGTTTGACTATTTTCTCTACGGTACGGCGGCCGCGCTGGTCTTCAATAAGATCTTTTTCCCGATGGTCGATCCGGTGATCGGACTCATTCTCTCTTATCTCTCTTTCTCCTTAACCTTCTTTATTCGCCCCATTGGTGGGGTACTTTTCGCCCACATTGGCGACCGCATCGGACGTAAAAAAACCCTCGTGTTGACCCTCTCTTTGATGGGAGGTGCAACCGTCATGATTGGCCTGCTGCCCACGTATGAGATGATTGGCCTGTGGGCGCCCGCTCTGCTGATCCTGATGCGTATCATTCAGGGGATGGGCATTGGCGGTGAATGGGGCGGCGCGCTACTGCTGGCCTATGAATATGCGCCAGAAAAACGTAAAGGCTTCTTCGGCAGTATTCCGCAGGCGGGCGTCACCATCGGTATGCTGATGGCAACTTTTATCGTTTCGCTGATGACCCTGTTCAGCGAGGCGGATTTCCTCTCCTGGGGCTGGCGCATCCCGTTCCTGCTAAGCTCGGTTCTGGTGTTGCTCGGCCTGTGGATCCGCAAAGATATTGATGAAACGCCCGATTTTAAGCGAGTCAAAGCGTCCGGTCAGGTGGCTAAGGCCCCGCTGCGCGATACGCTGAAGCATCACTGGCGTGAAGTGTTGATTGCCGCCGGTCTGAAGGTGGTTGAAACCGCCCCCTTCTACATCTTCTCGACCTTCGTGGTGAGCTATGCCACCAGCACGCTGACGTATCAGAAATCGCAGGCGCTGGAAGCCGTGACGCTGGGTGCGCTGGTGGCGACCATTATGATCCCGCTAATGGGGCTGCTCTCCGATAAGGTAGGCCGTCAGCGCATGTACGCGATCAGCGTCTTCGTGCTGGGCCTGTTTATCGTACCGTGGTTTATGCTGCTCAATACCGGCACCACATGGGGTATCGTGCTCGCGACGATCATCGCCTTTGGCGTGCTGTGGGCCCCTGTCACCGCGGTACTGGGCACGCTGTGCTCTGAAATCTTTAGTGCAAACGTGCGCTACACCGGCATTACTCTAGGCTATCAGCTGGGTGCCGCGCTGGCAGGCGGTACCGCGCCGCTGATTGCGACCGGACTGCTGGCAAAATACGACGGCGACTGGGTGCCGGTGGCCTGGTATCTTGCCGTCACGGTGACCATTTCTTTAATCGCGATTTTCTGCGCCAGCCGCGTTAAGCGCGCCACTCTCATCCAGGCGCAGCCCGAACGTCTCTGA
- the gap gene encoding type I glyceraldehyde-3-phosphate dehydrogenase: MSKIGINGFGRIGRLVLRRLLETQDSNTVVAINDLTSPKVLAYLLRHDSNYGGFPWSVDFTEDALIVDGKTIAVYAEKEAKHIPWKTAGVDIVVECTGFYTSEEKSRAHLDAGAKKVLISAPAGDMKTIVYSVNDDTIDAGDTIISVASCTTNCLAPLAKALNDAFEIKVGTMTTIHAYTGTQALVDGPRGKDLRASRAAAENIIPHTTGAAKAIGLVIPALSGKLKGHAQRVPVKTGSVTELVAILGKKVTVEEINAALKKATQGNKSFGYTDEEIVSSDVIGSHYGSVFDATQTEVSEAGDLQLVKAVAWYDNEYGFVTQLVRTLDKFAAL, from the coding sequence ATGAGTAAAATTGGCATTAACGGCTTTGGACGCATTGGGCGCCTTGTCCTGCGTCGCCTTCTTGAAACCCAGGACAGTAATACCGTCGTCGCCATCAACGACCTCACCTCCCCGAAAGTACTGGCCTACCTGCTCAGGCATGATTCCAACTACGGTGGCTTCCCGTGGAGCGTAGATTTCACCGAGGATGCGCTGATTGTTGATGGTAAAACCATTGCGGTGTACGCCGAAAAAGAGGCGAAGCACATTCCGTGGAAAACCGCCGGTGTGGATATCGTCGTGGAGTGCACCGGCTTTTATACCTCTGAAGAGAAATCACGGGCGCACCTGGACGCCGGCGCGAAGAAAGTGCTGATCTCTGCCCCTGCGGGTGACATGAAAACCATCGTCTACAGCGTGAACGACGACACCATTGACGCCGGTGATACCATCATCTCCGTCGCCTCCTGCACCACCAACTGCCTCGCCCCGCTGGCCAAAGCCCTGAACGATGCGTTTGAAATAAAAGTGGGCACCATGACCACCATTCACGCTTATACCGGCACGCAGGCGCTGGTGGATGGCCCGCGCGGGAAAGATCTTCGCGCCTCGCGGGCGGCGGCAGAGAATATCATTCCGCATACCACCGGCGCCGCCAAAGCCATTGGTCTGGTGATCCCTGCGCTCAGCGGCAAACTGAAAGGCCACGCGCAGCGCGTGCCGGTTAAAACGGGCTCCGTTACCGAACTGGTGGCCATTCTGGGCAAGAAAGTGACCGTTGAGGAGATCAACGCCGCGCTGAAAAAGGCGACGCAGGGCAATAAATCGTTCGGGTATACCGATGAAGAGATCGTGTCGTCAGATGTGATTGGTTCACATTATGGTTCAGTGTTTGACGCCACGCAGACGGAGGTGTCAGAAGCGGGAGACCTTCAACTGGTGAAAGCCGTTGCCTGGTATGACAACGAGTATGGGTTTGTGACGCAGCTGGTGCGGACGCTGGATAAGTTTGCGGCGCTGTGA
- a CDS encoding oxidoreductase codes for MNNVQTINIALIGYGFVGKTFHAPLIQSVDGIKLAVVSSRDEEKVKRDLPDVQVVATPEEAIQHPDIDLVVIASPNATHAPLATLALNSGKHVVVDKPFTLDMQEARDLIALADEKQLLLSVFHNRRWDSDFLGIKQIIEQGTLGKVKHLESHIDRFRPEVRVRWREQNVPGSGLWFDLGPHLIDQTLQLFGLPQSVQGNIATLRDGAEINDWAHVVLNYPEHKVILHASMLVAGGTARFTAHGDKGSVVKARIDQQEAQLLSGVIPGSETWGEDSDSMVFFGADGAPQTIPTPKGDQRQYYINVRDALRGKITNPVHPVEALAVMAVLEAAVKPSETGSTQALALTAEERALLG; via the coding sequence ATGAATAACGTTCAAACAATCAACATTGCGCTGATCGGGTATGGATTTGTCGGTAAAACCTTCCATGCCCCGCTGATCCAGTCTGTGGACGGGATTAAGCTGGCAGTGGTCTCTTCTCGTGATGAAGAGAAGGTTAAACGCGATCTGCCGGACGTACAGGTGGTGGCGACACCGGAAGAGGCCATTCAGCATCCTGATATCGATCTGGTGGTGATTGCCTCCCCCAATGCCACGCACGCCCCGCTGGCGACGCTGGCCCTGAACTCGGGTAAACACGTGGTCGTGGATAAGCCTTTCACCCTCGACATGCAGGAAGCCCGCGACCTGATTGCGCTGGCGGACGAAAAGCAGCTGCTGCTCTCCGTCTTCCATAACCGCCGCTGGGACAGCGATTTCCTCGGCATTAAGCAGATTATTGAGCAAGGCACGCTCGGCAAGGTTAAACACCTGGAGTCGCATATTGACCGCTTCCGCCCGGAAGTGCGCGTGCGCTGGCGCGAGCAGAACGTCCCCGGGAGCGGCTTGTGGTTTGACCTGGGCCCACATCTTATCGACCAGACGCTACAGCTCTTTGGCCTGCCGCAGTCGGTTCAGGGGAATATCGCGACGCTGCGCGACGGCGCAGAAATTAACGACTGGGCGCACGTGGTCTTAAACTACCCGGAGCATAAGGTGATTCTGCACGCCAGCATGCTGGTGGCTGGCGGTACGGCGCGCTTTACCGCTCACGGGGACAAAGGCAGCGTGGTGAAGGCCAGAATCGATCAGCAGGAAGCGCAGCTGCTCTCAGGGGTGATCCCGGGCAGTGAAACCTGGGGCGAAGACAGCGACAGTATGGTGTTCTTTGGGGCTGACGGTGCACCACAGACGATCCCTACCCCGAAAGGCGATCAGCGCCAGTATTACATCAACGTACGTGATGCGTTACGCGGGAAAATCACCAACCCTGTCCACCCTGTTGAGGCGCTGGCGGTCATGGCCGTGCTGGAAGCGGCGGTGAAGCCATCGGAGACGGGGTCAACGCAGGCGCTGGCGTTAACGGCTGAAGAGCGTGCTTTGCTGGGTTAA
- a CDS encoding YdcF family protein, producing MVQPHFPVLANATLAAINTVGEWLAQDDLSATRPLPEVDAVILAGNAVIPTIDAACRMASQQDVPLLISGGIGHSTSFLYTAIGNHPCYHTVPVTGRAEASILADIARAFWQIPEAQLWVEDRSTNCGENARFSWNMLKQHHRTTGRVLVVQDPTMQRRTMATFARVCRDEPVSPQWLSHPGFTPTLQNGNEGVEFSEGNTGLWPVDRYLSLVMGELPRLYDNANGYGPAGRDYIAHVEFPEAVTAAWKQLQQDPVLKGARKII from the coding sequence ATGGTTCAGCCCCATTTTCCCGTTCTGGCGAATGCCACGCTGGCGGCCATCAATACTGTCGGTGAATGGCTGGCGCAGGATGACCTGAGCGCGACGCGTCCGCTCCCGGAAGTCGATGCGGTGATTCTGGCAGGAAACGCGGTGATCCCAACCATTGACGCGGCCTGCCGGATGGCCTCTCAGCAAGACGTGCCGCTTCTGATTAGCGGCGGCATCGGGCATTCGACTAGCTTTTTATATACCGCGATTGGCAATCATCCGTGTTACCACACCGTACCGGTCACCGGGCGGGCTGAAGCGAGCATTCTTGCCGACATTGCGCGGGCGTTCTGGCAGATCCCCGAGGCGCAGCTGTGGGTTGAGGATCGCTCCACCAACTGCGGTGAAAACGCGCGCTTTAGCTGGAACATGCTGAAACAGCATCATCGAACGACCGGGCGGGTGCTGGTGGTGCAGGATCCGACGATGCAGCGCCGCACGATGGCGACATTTGCCCGCGTTTGTCGGGATGAGCCCGTTTCACCGCAGTGGCTCAGCCATCCGGGGTTTACGCCGACACTGCAAAACGGAAACGAGGGCGTGGAATTCAGCGAGGGCAACACCGGCCTGTGGCCCGTTGACCGTTACCTTTCACTGGTTATGGGGGAACTGCCGCGCCTGTATGATAACGCCAACGGCTATGGCCCGGCCGGGCGGGATTATATTGCTCACGTTGAATTCCCCGAGGCCGTCACCGCCGCATGGAAACAGCTGCAGCAGGATCCTGTCCTGAAGGGCGCACGTAAAATAATTTAG
- the cybB gene encoding cytochrome b561, translating into MRTKYTSLQIGIHWLVFLLIIVAYCAMEFKGFFPRTARPAINMIHVSCGIGILVLMVTRLLVRLKFRSPPIQPKPKAMVTGMSHLGHLVVYLLFIALPLIGIVMMYNRGSDWFAFGLAMPHAAESNFDLVDTLKAWHETLANLGYFVIGLHAAAALMHHYFWKDNTLLRMMPKKRS; encoded by the coding sequence ATGCGCACTAAATATACAAGCCTGCAAATCGGCATCCACTGGCTGGTGTTTCTGTTAATTATCGTCGCCTACTGCGCCATGGAGTTCAAAGGTTTCTTCCCGCGCACCGCGCGTCCGGCGATCAATATGATCCACGTCTCATGCGGGATCGGTATTCTGGTGCTGATGGTGACGCGTCTGCTGGTTCGCCTGAAGTTCCGCTCGCCCCCGATTCAGCCGAAGCCAAAAGCGATGGTGACGGGGATGTCTCATCTGGGGCATCTGGTGGTGTATCTGCTGTTTATTGCGCTGCCGCTGATTGGGATTGTGATGATGTACAACCGGGGCAGCGACTGGTTTGCCTTTGGCCTGGCGATGCCGCATGCGGCGGAGTCCAATTTTGATCTGGTGGATACGCTGAAGGCGTGGCACGAGACGCTGGCAAACCTGGGCTATTTTGTGATTGGCCTGCACGCGGCGGCGGCGCTGATGCATCACTATTTCTGGAAAGATAATACTCTTCTGCGCATGATGCCGAAAAAGCGTTCGTAG
- a CDS encoding DeoR/GlpR family DNA-binding transcription regulator yields the protein MHKTARQRYVLDILSEHGQASITDLAEKLQVSADTIRRDLTDLENQGLAQKNHGGAIALNLSAMNRQGRNTLLPETKQRLGKQVAQRVPPGSTLFLDAGSTVMAVATFLQGPLTVITTSLDIAQHFSDREDVELILLGGKWDHKQRLFAGSATLSLLSRYRADIAILGACAIHAELGLSAGKEADAEVKRAMLDASHAHWIVADHLKINRCEPYLVSGLSSIQQLFLDRPWPELGDHSALQVTVCAN from the coding sequence ATGCACAAAACCGCTCGTCAACGCTACGTCCTGGATATCCTCAGCGAGCATGGCCAGGCCAGCATCACCGACCTGGCCGAAAAGCTGCAGGTTTCAGCCGATACTATCCGTCGGGATCTGACCGACCTGGAAAACCAGGGCCTTGCGCAGAAAAACCACGGCGGAGCCATCGCGCTCAACCTCTCCGCCATGAACCGTCAGGGCCGCAATACGCTGCTGCCAGAGACCAAACAGCGCCTGGGTAAACAGGTCGCACAGCGGGTTCCACCGGGTTCCACCCTGTTTCTGGATGCCGGAAGCACGGTGATGGCCGTCGCCACCTTTCTTCAGGGGCCGCTCACCGTCATTACCACATCGCTGGATATCGCCCAGCACTTTAGCGACCGGGAAGACGTTGAGCTGATCCTGCTCGGTGGAAAATGGGACCACAAGCAGCGCCTGTTTGCCGGCAGCGCCACGCTGTCTTTACTGTCCCGCTATCGGGCAGATATCGCCATCCTCGGGGCATGCGCCATTCATGCCGAACTGGGGTTGAGCGCCGGTAAAGAAGCGGATGCCGAGGTGAAACGCGCGATGCTCGACGCCAGCCATGCGCACTGGATTGTCGCGGATCACCTGAAAATTAACCGCTGCGAGCCGTATCTGGTATCCGGGTTATCCAGCATTCAACAACTCTTTTTAGATCGTCCCTGGCCTGAGCTTGGGGACCATAGCGCACTGCAGGTCACGGTGTGCGCGAATTAA